In a single window of the Coleofasciculaceae cyanobacterium genome:
- a CDS encoding type II toxin-antitoxin system HicB family antitoxin, with amino-acid sequence MNSLQNYTVVIRPDDNNTFVAYVSAIEGCHAWGKTSPSSKSRIK; translated from the coding sequence ATGAACTCCCTGCAAAATTATACAGTCGTTATTCGTCCCGACGATAATAATACTTTTGTGGCATATGTTTCTGCAATTGAAGGATGTCATGCTTGGGGAAAAACTTCGCCAAGCAGCAAGAGCAGAATTAAATAA
- a CDS encoding Ig-like domain-containing protein: protein MKTEKQLQPIDRLAIGLIIVLALIMGLLIWGDSACDRNCIFNSGAKVSDFNWQNKTIGREDRAFVLSFNRPMDHASVEQNLSITPPLAGKISWSGLRLAYTLKSPAPYGETYQVSLAGATDRFTNQKQAGKTIAPFEGEFRSRDRAFAYIGTQGVEKGKLILFNWTQQQPQILTPDNLTVFDFEPYSQGDRILFSAADTKLGIKGIQNLQLYRVNTGLNVKPANNLRVELILDNQKYQNNKFDLAQDGETIVVQRLNRNNPTEYGLWMIVDHQPAQLITDEQIGDFLIAPDSQTVAVAQGEGIALLPLEADAQPLDFLPRFGQVLDFTADGTGAAMIDYNTDKAKLRYTRSLFYVNTQGIQKELLNTAGSIQNCQFDPTATHLYCWLTELKTGKEYIEQPYIAEIDLKTKQTRTLVSLTDYQDSKLSIAPDGLGILFERSLSNSVTDSQSNKSLWLLIPSDEQANSISNAEQLPFMGFRPQWLP, encoded by the coding sequence ATGAAGACAGAAAAGCAATTACAACCAATCGATCGGCTAGCGATCGGCTTAATTATAGTCTTGGCTTTAATTATGGGATTATTAATCTGGGGCGATAGTGCTTGCGATCGCAACTGCATTTTTAATTCTGGGGCGAAAGTCAGTGATTTTAATTGGCAAAATAAAACTATAGGCAGGGAAGATCGCGCTTTTGTCTTGAGTTTTAATCGCCCCATGGATCATGCTAGCGTGGAACAAAATTTAAGTATTACGCCTCCTCTGGCTGGTAAGATTAGCTGGTCTGGTTTAAGACTGGCTTATACTTTAAAATCTCCTGCACCCTACGGGGAAACTTATCAGGTATCATTAGCAGGTGCAACAGACAGATTCACTAATCAAAAACAAGCAGGAAAAACAATCGCGCCTTTTGAGGGCGAATTTCGTAGTCGCGATCGCGCTTTTGCCTATATTGGTACTCAAGGGGTAGAAAAAGGAAAGTTAATTCTGTTTAATTGGACGCAACAGCAACCACAAATACTTACTCCTGATAATTTAACCGTATTTGATTTTGAACCTTATTCTCAAGGCGATCGCATTCTATTTTCTGCTGCTGACACCAAGCTAGGTATCAAGGGAATTCAAAATTTGCAACTCTACAGGGTAAATACAGGTTTGAATGTTAAACCAGCGAATAACCTAAGAGTAGAATTAATCTTAGATAATCAGAAGTATCAAAATAACAAGTTTGATTTAGCACAAGATGGCGAGACAATTGTGGTGCAGAGACTTAACCGTAACAACCCTACCGAATACGGCTTATGGATGATTGTCGATCATCAGCCAGCACAACTAATAACTGACGAGCAAATTGGCGATTTTTTAATTGCACCAGATAGTCAAACTGTAGCAGTGGCACAGGGCGAAGGTATTGCTTTATTGCCTTTAGAAGCCGATGCTCAACCTCTAGACTTCTTGCCTAGATTTGGTCAAGTTCTAGACTTTACTGCTGATGGTACGGGAGCAGCAATGATTGACTATAATACCGATAAAGCCAAGTTACGCTACACGCGATCGCTATTCTATGTCAACACTCAGGGAATCCAAAAAGAACTCTTAAATACCGCTGGTTCAATTCAAAATTGTCAGTTCGATCCCACAGCAACCCATCTCTACTGTTGGTTAACCGAATTGAAAACAGGAAAGGAATATATTGAACAACCTTACATAGCCGAAATCGATCTCAAAACTAAGCAAACTAGAACTCTTGTATCTTTGACAGACTATCAAGATAGTAAATTGAGTATTGCACCAGATGGATTGGGAATTCTTTTTGAGCGATCGCTTTCTAATTCAGTTACCGATTCTCAAAGTAATAAAAGTCTTTGGTTGCTGATCCCTTCTGACGAACAAGCAAATTCTATATCTAATGCCGAACAATTGCCCTTTATGGGTTTTCGTCCCCAGTGGTTACCGTGA
- a CDS encoding TIGR03943 family protein gives MVNWYCADGNDSEILLYIMIPDKPIRSNSPQNKHNFPLVWIDGLALLSWGILLLKYAITGQYKLLIHPNYYGLVLGSGILLMALGMLKVKLILAGNYGNISEHISLLPPGFGSSLLLIVAIAGLLIPPQVLTSQTALKRGISDISLSSSQPQAFRVATKPEARSLIDWIRTINAYPEPDAYSGQPANVSGFVLHLEELPDNYLMLSRFVITCCAVDAYPIGIPVQLATNRSDYPPDTWLEIQGEMIAETISSRDRLDSNVTKKRSVVLAAKSITTIPTPADPYSYK, from the coding sequence CCCCAAAATAAACATAATTTCCCCTTAGTCTGGATAGATGGATTGGCTTTATTAAGTTGGGGAATTTTGTTACTCAAATATGCCATCACAGGACAGTACAAATTATTGATTCACCCAAATTACTATGGCTTGGTATTAGGTAGCGGAATCCTGTTGATGGCTTTAGGTATGCTCAAAGTAAAATTAATTTTGGCTGGTAACTATGGAAACATCAGCGAACATATTAGTCTTTTGCCGCCTGGTTTTGGCAGCAGCTTATTGTTAATAGTTGCGATCGCTGGGTTATTAATTCCGCCCCAAGTTCTAACCAGTCAAACTGCCCTTAAACGGGGAATTAGCGATATTTCTCTGAGTAGTTCTCAACCCCAGGCTTTCCGTGTGGCAACTAAGCCCGAGGCGCGATCGCTAATTGATTGGATTAGGACAATTAACGCCTATCCCGAACCCGATGCTTATAGCGGGCAACCAGCTAATGTCAGTGGTTTTGTGCTGCATTTAGAGGAACTTCCCGATAATTACCTCATGCTGTCTCGGTTTGTGATTACCTGTTGTGCGGTGGATGCATATCCCATTGGCATTCCTGTCCAATTAGCAACTAACCGTAGTGATTATCCTCCCGACACTTGGTTAGAAATTCAAGGTGAAATGATCGCAGAAACAATATCAAGTAGAGATCGCTTAGACTCCAACGTCACCAAAAAACGTTCTGTGGTTTTAGCAGCCAAATCAATTACAACTATTCCTACTCCTGCCGATCCTTATAGTTACAAATAA
- a CDS encoding DUF262 domain-containing protein, whose protein sequence is MTAITIEGAGYPIRKVFSNDFVFKIPNYQRPYAWTTEETEQLFIDLIDALGDESTDIHKITPYFFGNIVLIKPINKSKSKVVDGQKRLTTLTILYPFTI, encoded by the coding sequence ATGACGGCGATTACAATTGAAGGTGCGGGATATCCAATCAGAAAAGTCTTTAGTAATGATTTTGTTTTTAAAATTCCCAATTATCAGCGTCCTTATGCTTGGACAACTGAAGAAACAGAACAGTTATTCATAGATTTGATTGACGCGCTAGGAGATGAATCAACAGATATCCATAAAATTACTCCTTATTTTTTTGGCAATATTGTTTTAATCAAGCCGATAAATAAATCGAAATCTAAAGTTGTCGATGGACAAAAGAGATTGACGACTTTGACGATACTTTATCCTTTTACTATTTGA